In Carya illinoinensis cultivar Pawnee chromosome 9, C.illinoinensisPawnee_v1, whole genome shotgun sequence, the following are encoded in one genomic region:
- the LOC122277665 gene encoding protein REVEILLE 8 isoform X1 — protein MVELPTAQTPGPARHSSLLTPSLSRLLSTRLNLKSQSVNPQSMATSTTGDGSGKKVRKPYTITKSRESWTEEEHDKFLEALQLFDRDWKKIEDFVGSKTVIQIRSHAQKYFLKVQKNGTIAHVPPPRPKRKASHPYPQKASKNVLVPLQASIAYPSLLNNLAPGYSPWDDTSMLINASSSKIVTSHDDLTSLPRTEADIASKGVPRISNSGFSGIGSSCITLPCSEIPNQGKQASVLHGIPDFAEVYSFIGSVFDPETDGHVQKLKEMDPINFETVLLLMRNLTVNLTSPDFEPIRKVLSSYDINSRTGVTAGFVAKKQTSDLSC, from the exons ATGGTTGAATTACCCACCGCACAAACACCCGGGCCTGCCCGCCACAGTTCTCTACTCACTCCCTCCCTCTCTCGACTTTTATCTACGCGTTTAAACCTGAAGTCACAGTCTGTAAACCCTCAATCCATGGCCACATCGACGACCGGCGATGGCTCCGGCAAGAAGGTTAGGAAGCCGTACACCATCACCAAGTCCAGAGAGAGCTGGACCGAGGAAGAGCACGACAAGTTCCTTGAAGCACTTCAGCT GTTTGACCGTGACTGGaagaaaattgaagattttgTGGGTTCAAAGACAGTAATTCAG ATTCGAAGTCATGCCCAAAAGTACTTCTTGAAGGTCCAAAAGAATGGGACAATTGCACATGTGCCTCCTCCTCGTCCAAAGCGGAAGGCATCTCATCCTTACCCACAAAAAGCTTCCAAAAATG TTTTGGTGCCACTACAAGCATCCATAGCTTATCCTTCTTTGCTAAATAATCTTGCACCAGGATATTCTCCGTGGGATGACACTTCCATGCTGATAAATGCTTCATCAAGCAAAATTGTGACATCACATGATGACTTAACTAGTCTTCCTAGAACTGAAG CTGATATTGCATCAAAGGGGGTGCCAAGGATTAGTAACAGTGGTTTTAGTGGCATTGGAAGCTCATGTATAACACTTCCATGTTCTGAAATACCAAATCAGGGGAAACAAGCTTCTGTGCTTCATG GTATACCAGATTTTGCTGAAGTTTATAGCTTCATTGGGAGTGTATTTGATCCAGAAACCGATGGCCATGTGCAGAAGCTCAAGGAAATGGATCCCATAAATTTTGAAACT GTCTTGTTGTTGATGAGAAACCTCACTGTTAACTTGACTAGCCCTGATTTTGAGCCAATT AGGAAGGTCCTATCATCATATGACATCAATAGCAGAACAGGAGTTACTGCTGGATTTGTTGCCAAGAAGCAGACCAGCGATTTATCCTGTTGA
- the LOC122277047 gene encoding uncharacterized protein LOC122277047 yields the protein MDKNWMKKPRHTKEYLDGVNEFLKFACENCDTNSSICCPCRKCGLRKMFIPNMVYDHLISYGISQGYTIWHAHGERIGGASYHANDAQNNNEQINEDSSGMTTMLHDVFPMFDPEMVEGGPEIGVEDGEAGVQNENRQGSSERVNKFYNMLKDADEPLYEGCTKHTKFSAIVRLWNMKCLGGLSNSIFTELLEFVNELLPPGASLPKNAYEAKKYMNELGLGYEKILVCPNGCMLFWKDNENLETCVVCGASKWKQKESMNDMSKKGKRSPAKILRWFPLKTRLQRLFMSSKTSSQMKWHAVGRTNDGVLRHPADGMAWKTFDTQHDDFASDPRNVRLGLSADGFNPFGNMSISYSTWPVMLVPYNLPPWMCMKRSSFMLSLIIPGPSSPSMNIDVYLEPLISELKELWEVGAPTYDICSREIFTMRVALMWTINDFPAYGDLSGWSTKGRLACPICMGNTRSRWLKHGKKFSYMGHRRFLPSNHRWRMMAKTFDGTREIDPSPTMPTPDEILEQLDDLNCNDRTDRKRKRVVGLTSVKEHSWKKCSIFFSLPYWKDNLLRHNLDVMHIEKNVVDNIVGTLLNIDTKSKDGIKARLDLQEMGLRPQLHPIITDANKTYLPPAIFTMSNKEKEDLLKVIQNVKVPDGYSSNVSRCVKLQHRTIVGMKSHDCHILMQQLLPIALRGSLPKKVIEPLIELSGFFRGVCSKMLRLEDLDRLESRIPYILCQLEMIFPPSFFTVMVHLTIHLVAECKLGGPVHYRWMYPVERYLHRLKFHVRNKAASEGSIAEGYLLEELLTFCSRYLESALTVFNRPSRNPDDSKGKVVDVHLDFMSWTQAHRYILFNSDDFTPFRMMHLEIMRHTVDGNHLSNDELQKRHENQFCNWFQDYVMKMDDNGRSKLGHKVVMHSKGPMRVAKEFKRIVINGTKYRTRNHENGKKTQNCGVSVCTDQDGPAWYGQLTRIIEVMYYDRSRYVLFKCDWADVTQGRGFKEDEFGFTIVNFSHLIHTGSRITDDPFVLSFQVSQVFYVADERCPNWVVVVKTKPRDVYDTGEEEVTDDDEDEYFVNEYCVNTSNNEAIELGIDDVVWTRSDIDGMTIETR from the exons ATGGACAAAAATTGGATGAAAAAACCTCGACATACAAAAGAGTATCTCGATGGTGTCAATGAGTTTTTGAAGTTTGCATGCGAGAATTGTGACACAAATTCGTCGATTTGTTGCCCATGTAGAAAATGTGGATTACGTAAAATGTTTATCCCCAACATGgtatatgatcatttgattagtTATGGAATTTCTCAAGGTTACACCATTTGGCATGCTCATGGGGAAAGAATAGGGGGGGCATCTTACCATGCTAATGAtgcccaaaataataatgagcaaataaatgaagACTCTAGTGGGATGACAACCATGTTACATGATGTTTTCCCCATGTTTGATCCTGAAATGGTGGAGGGTGGGCCTGAAATAGGTGTGGAAGATGGAGAGGCTGGAGTGCAAAATGAGAATCGACAAGGTTCTAGTGAaagagttaataaattttacaatatgttgaAAGATGCTGATGAGCCATTATATGAAGGGTGCACAAAACATACTAAGTTTAGTGCTATCGTACGTCTCTGGAATATGAAGTGTTTGGGTGGATTGAGTAATAGCATATTCACAGAACTGCTTGAATTTGTGAATGAGTTGCTCCCACCAGGAGCATCATtgcctaaaaatgcatatgagGCGAAGAAGTATATGAATGAGTTAGGACTTGGATACGAGAAGATATTAGTATGTCCCAATGGttgtatgttattttggaaggacaatGAGAATTTGGAAACATGCGTGGTATGCGGAGCATCAAAGTGGAAGCAAAAAGAGTCTATGAATGATATGTctaaaaaaggtaaaagaagtCCAGCGAAAATATTAAGGTGGTTTCCATTAAAAACAAGGTTGCAAAGGCTTTTTATGTCATCGAAGACTTCTTCACAAATGAAATGGCATGCTGTGGGCCGTACAAATGATGGGGTATTAAGGCATCCAGCAGATGGCATGGCCTGGAAGACGTTTGATACACAACATGATGATTTTGCCTCTGACCCccgcaatgttaggcttggtttATCTGCAGATGGCTTTAATCCTTTTGGGAACATGAGCATTTCTTATAGTACTTGGCCGGTTATGTTGGTACCTTACAATTTACCTCCTTGGATGTGCATGAAACGATCAAGTTTCATGCTATCGTTGATTATACCGGGACCATCATCACCTTCAATGAATATAGATGTATACTTAGAGCCTCTAATATCAGAATTAAAGGAATTATGGGAGGTTGGAGCACCAACCTATGATATTTGCTCTAGAGAGATCTTTACAATGCGCGTAGctttaatgtggacgataaatgattttcctgcGTATGGTGATTTGTCTGGGTGGAGTACGAAAGGTCGTTTAGCATGTCCTATTTGTATGGGTAACACACGATCTAGATGGctgaaacatggaaaaaagtTTTCCTATATGGGGCATAGACGATTCTTGCCAAGTAATCATAGGtggagaatgatggcaaaaacaTTTGATGGTACACGAGAAATTGATCCTTCACCTACTATGCCAACACCTGATGAAATCTTGGAACaattagatgatttaaattgtAATGATAGAACAGATCGTAAAAGAAAACGAGTTGTGGGGTTGACTAGTGTTAAGGAACACTCATGGAAGAAAtgtagtattttctttagtttaccATACTGGAAAGATAATTTATTGCGTCATAATCTTGATgtgatgcacattgaaaaaaatgtggtggataataTTGTTGGCACACtattaaatattgatacaaaatcaaaagatgGCATAAAAGCACGCCTTGACTTACAAGAGATGGGTTTGAGACCACAACTTCATCCGATTATAACAGATGCAAACAAGACATATTTGCCTCCTGCTATTTTCACAATGagtaacaaagaaaaagaagacttgTTAAAggttatacaaaatgtaaaagtacCAGATGGTTATTCTTCAAATGTTTCACGTTGTGTCAAGCTTCAACACCGTACTATAGTGGGCATGAAGAGTCATGATTGCCATATACTGATGCAACAGCTCCTGCCAATTGCATTACGTGGATCATTACCTAAGAAGGTAATAGAACCATTAATCGAGCTATCTGGATTCTTCAGGGGAGTTTGTTCCAAAATGTTGCGGCTTGAAGATTTGGACCGATTGGAATCTAGAATACCTTACATATTGTgccaattagaaatgatatttccgcCATCATTTTTCACGGTTATGGTTCACTTGACTATACATTTAGTTGCAGAATGTAAGCTTGGAGGACCCGTTCATTATCGATGGATGTATCCCGTTGAAAG GTACCTTCACCGACTTAAGTTTCATGTGCGTAACAAAGCTGCGTCAGAAGGTTCCATTGCTGAAGGATATTTGCTGGAGGAATTATTGACATTTTGTTCTCGTTATTTAGAATCCGCTCTAACGGTTTTCAATAGACCATCTAGAAACCCGGATGATTCTAAAGGGAAAGTTGTTGACGTTCACCTCGATTTTATGTCGTGGACCCAAGCACATCGCTATATTCTCTTCAACTCTGACGATTTCACTCCATTCCGCAT GATGCACTTGGAAATAATGAGGCATACAGTTGATGGGAATCATTTATCGAATGATGAACTACAGAAGAGGCACGAAAAccaattttgtaattggttcCAAGACTAT GTAATGAAAATGGATGACAATGGAAGAAGCAAATTGGGCCATAAAGTCGTAATGCATTCTAAAGGACCCATGCGAGTTGCCAAAGAATTTAAACGAATTGTCATCAATGGCACAAAATATCGCACTAGGAATCacgaaaatgggaagaaaactcaaaattgtggtgtTAGTGTGTGTACTGATCAAGATGGCCCTGCTTGGTATGGCCAATTAACACGCATAATTGAGGTTATGTATTATGATAGGTCCCGATAtgtgttattcaaatgtgattgggcaGACGTTACTCAGGGTAGAGGTTTCAAGGAGGACGAGTTTGGCTTTactattgtaaatttttctcatcTAATACACACTGGTAGTCGGATAACTGATGATCCGTTTGttttatcttttcaagtatctcaagtattttatgtGGCAGATGAAAGATGCCCAAATTGGGTCGTCGTCGTTAAGACAAAACCAAGAGACGTGTATGACACTGGTGAAGAGGAAGTGACTGAcgatgatgaggatgaatatTTCGTCAATGAATATTGTGTTAACACTTCCAACAATGAAGCTATTGAACTTGGTATTGACGATGTTGTGTGGACGCGAAGTGACATAGATGGAATGACAATCGAAACTCGCTAA
- the LOC122277665 gene encoding protein REVEILLE 8 isoform X2: protein MATSTTGDGSGKKVRKPYTITKSRESWTEEEHDKFLEALQLFDRDWKKIEDFVGSKTVIQIRSHAQKYFLKVQKNGTIAHVPPPRPKRKASHPYPQKASKNGYSPWDDTSMLINASSSKIVTSHDDLTSLPRTEADIASKGVPRISNSGFSGIGSSCITLPCSEIPNQGKQASVLHGIPDFAEVYSFIGSVFDPETDGHVQKLKEMDPINFETVLLLMRNLTVNLTSPDFEPIRKVLSSYDINSRTGVTAGFVAKKQTSDLSC from the exons ATGGCCACATCGACGACCGGCGATGGCTCCGGCAAGAAGGTTAGGAAGCCGTACACCATCACCAAGTCCAGAGAGAGCTGGACCGAGGAAGAGCACGACAAGTTCCTTGAAGCACTTCAGCT GTTTGACCGTGACTGGaagaaaattgaagattttgTGGGTTCAAAGACAGTAATTCAG ATTCGAAGTCATGCCCAAAAGTACTTCTTGAAGGTCCAAAAGAATGGGACAATTGCACATGTGCCTCCTCCTCGTCCAAAGCGGAAGGCATCTCATCCTTACCCACAAAAAGCTTCCAAAAATG GATATTCTCCGTGGGATGACACTTCCATGCTGATAAATGCTTCATCAAGCAAAATTGTGACATCACATGATGACTTAACTAGTCTTCCTAGAACTGAAG CTGATATTGCATCAAAGGGGGTGCCAAGGATTAGTAACAGTGGTTTTAGTGGCATTGGAAGCTCATGTATAACACTTCCATGTTCTGAAATACCAAATCAGGGGAAACAAGCTTCTGTGCTTCATG GTATACCAGATTTTGCTGAAGTTTATAGCTTCATTGGGAGTGTATTTGATCCAGAAACCGATGGCCATGTGCAGAAGCTCAAGGAAATGGATCCCATAAATTTTGAAACT GTCTTGTTGTTGATGAGAAACCTCACTGTTAACTTGACTAGCCCTGATTTTGAGCCAATT AGGAAGGTCCTATCATCATATGACATCAATAGCAGAACAGGAGTTACTGCTGGATTTGTTGCCAAGAAGCAGACCAGCGATTTATCCTGTTGA